The Coffea arabica cultivar ET-39 chromosome 6e, Coffea Arabica ET-39 HiFi, whole genome shotgun sequence genome contains the following window.
ACCGGGGAACTTTGGGTGGTGTTTGGATTGTGTAGTTTTCTATTAAAATTTGGTGTGAGTTTACATATTGAAGGTTAGTAGGTAATTCTGACCATATTATTATATGggggagaattttttttttccttttaaaaaagTGGTGTTTGGATTATAAGTTtctatcaaaaaaattttatattttttgtgaacatattttttttatttcacatatatcaaatggttataatatatcatttttataaaaattttaaaaaataacaatctaGATATTACCAAGTACGGTCCTTCATGTAATGAAGCTCGGCATCATTCTAGATTTTAGAAACTActaccaaatggaagcttgcaagTACGCGGGACATCTTTAGTGCACAAAATTACTTGCTCAACGGATGAAGGTAGCAACAAAAGATGGCCAAGATTAGAAAATTAGCATTTATCTTGATCGACTTCATCACATCAGAACAAAGAAAGCTTGGCAGGCGAAGGGACACCATTTACGAGTGACGACCCTGAACTGTAAGCCAACAATTGAATTCATGGGTGATAAGGCTATTACTGAGTTGAACATTCCAGGCAACCATATGCCTTGCAGCATCAGTCTAAAAAAGCTTGTTCCACATCAATTTTTCACAGGCAAGGAAGTAGTCGATAGACTAAAGGCGTCTCAACAAACTTGTCTTCGAACATCGAGGTGATTCAGCGCCTAGAAGAGAATTCAAAAGCGCCCAGTGGCATGCCATGAAGTGAATATGCGGACAAAAGATTGAAATCAGCACATTAGACGAAATAGGGTACACAGGGCATCATGCATTAGTACTTGTCGAGAATACACGTCTTCTGATATTATTTCGACAACTTTTGCTGCACGGATGACATAATTCTGAAAAATTCGTAAAACACCCAAGAATGACGGGCATCATACATTAACAAGACTATGACAAGCACTAGTAGAGCAGCAAAATATTTGCATTTGCTAAAATTTGCACAAGCCAGGTCAAACACATGGTTTGCCCCAATTTAGTTAGGGTAATACTGTAATAGGCGTGCCCCAGTTTCAAGTTGCCGAGCTTTTGAAATGCTCAATTGTTGGCTGAAGAGACGTCTCCTTTTCGAAGATGTTTTGCCATTTGCCAGGAAAGTCGCTTCCGCCATTAAGAATTGCTTGTTGCCTTCCGCACGAAGCCTTTAATATCAAAATCCTCAGTCCCATTCTTTGTTATAACACCCTGAGGATTACAGTTTCTTCAgtttcaaaagccaaagaaaGCAGTACAATCTCATTTTCGACTTTTGCCAATAACAGTACATTGTTCTCTGGTCCTGTATGTGCACACATGCATTGTGGATGTGGGTGTGCCTGTGCATATgaatgagagagagagttaCCTTTTCTGTGATGATTCCACTAATTATATCAGCAGGGGTAACATCAAAAGCTGGATTCCAAACAGCAATTCCAGGAGCAGCGACCTGTTCCCCAAGTCCACCGCGTGCATGCAACACTTCTTTAGGAGATCTTTCTTCTATGACAATTTCTTCTCCAGAGGTAATGGATAAGTCAATGGAAGTAAGTGGTGCAGCCACTAGAAATGGAATATCGTGGTGCTTTGCACAAAGAGCAAGGCTGTAAGTACCAATCTTGTTGCCTGTGTCACCTATTATTCCGGAAACGGAGTTAAAAAAAGGTACAATGTAAGTTTGAGATTAGAAACTGAATACAACAGAAAAGTCACAAATACCATTAGCAGCCACACGGTCGGCTCCTACAACAACGGCATTGACTCGACCATCCTTCATTAGTGCTGCAGCAGCAGAATCTACTATTAGAGTGGCAGGAATTTTCTCGTAAACCAACTCGAATGCTGTCAGTCTGGATCCCTAACAAAcacaaaaaattgaagaaattataGACACCCATCTGATTGATATGCCAAAATCATGAGCTCCACAGACCATGACAACGAGAGTATTTTTATGAATTTGCTATCTTGCATTTCTCCAGCAAAATTGACTCTGCTTAAGTAGTAATATAACTCCATCATGGTCCTATTTTTTTCATTCAATGTCTATTCTCTTTTGGCGCTCTCGCCAGGTTAGACAAGGAGAGTACAACAAGGCTTAAAACACTTATCCATGTCAACATAGGCAGAAACAAAGATAAATGGGTCTACATTTAGCCTTTTATAAATGTGTAAATGGTTTCTAAAACCACGTTGACTTACAAGGAGTTCATGATTCGAGTATTTCCAACCTATGCATGCAATCAGAGAagtaaaggagaaaaagaagaagaaggactttggttctatatatgtcaggcctttttttttttttgcagaactCTCACTGGTACACTCAAATTCAGACACTAAATTTAGACAATGATAAAGGGAACAAAAACCTAGAACTCACTTGATTGAATGGACGTGTTTCAGTACAGTATGCCCTTTCTAACACTCCTTCAGCATGAAGTGCACGAATCACACCTAAAGCAGTCCCATATCCAGCTGTTGCGAGGCTATTAGAAACATGAAAAGCAACAATTAGAAAGCCTCTAGATGAGAAGATCAGTTGCCATGATCCAATTGAGTTCCCATATGATTATGGTATGATATGGATGGCAGTGTTCATAGAAATTACCTGCCAGTATTGCAATGGGTCAAAACCGATATCCTGTCAAAGTCTTTCAGTTGGTGCAGAAGAAATCGAGCTCCATAGGAGCCAATTGCTTTATTTGAGGCAACATCATCTTGAAGCATTATCTCAGCAGCTTCTATGTAAGCCTAACACAAAAACATTAATCTTTCATAATGTGGTCTGACTTCAATTTAGATCAATGAACCAAAAACCTTAGAGCATCTATGCATATGTATATTCCAAAAGAATCTATGGAGGT
Protein-coding sequences here:
- the LOC113691560 gene encoding methylthioribose-1-phosphate isomerase isoform X1, which translates into the protein MENRVEKQNSLQAILYKRGSLQLLDQRKLPLETIYLDVQDANDGWVAIRDMVVRGAPAIAIAAALSLAVEVSNLKDFSGTSDDAASFLGKKLEYLVSSRPTAVNLSDAASKLKEVVSKAASTAKDTTGVFQAYIEAAEIMLQDDVASNKAIGSYGARFLLHQLKDFDRISVLTHCNTGSLATAGYGTALGVIRALHAEGVLERAYCTETRPFNQGSRLTAFELVYEKIPATLIVDSAAAALMKDGRVNAVVVGADRVAANGDTGNKIGTYSLALCAKHHDIPFLVAAPLTSIDLSITSGEEIVIEERSPKEVLHARGGLGEQVAAPGIAVWNPAFDVTPADIISGIITEKGVITKNGTEDFDIKGFVRKATSNS
- the LOC113691560 gene encoding methylthioribose-1-phosphate isomerase isoform X2, encoding MVVRGAPAIAIAAALSLAVEVSNLKDFSGTSDDAASFLGKKLEYLVSSRPTAVNLSDAASKLKEVVSKAASTAKDTTGVFQAYIEAAEIMLQDDVASNKAIGSYGARFLLHQLKDFDRISVLTHCNTGSLATAGYGTALGVIRALHAEGVLERAYCTETRPFNQGSRLTAFELVYEKIPATLIVDSAAAALMKDGRVNAVVVGADRVAANGDTGNKIGTYSLALCAKHHDIPFLVAAPLTSIDLSITSGEEIVIEERSPKEVLHARGGLGEQVAAPGIAVWNPAFDVTPADIISGIITEKGVITKNGTEDFDIKGFVRKATSNS